A single window of Ovis canadensis isolate MfBH-ARS-UI-01 breed Bighorn chromosome 15, ARS-UI_OviCan_v2, whole genome shotgun sequence DNA harbors:
- the COMMD9 gene encoding COMM domain-containing protein 9: MAALTAENFAALQSLLKASSKDVVRQLCQESFSSSALGSKNLLDVTCSSLSVTQEEAEQLLQALHRLTRLAVFRDLSSAEAILALFPENFHQNLKNLLTKIILEHVSAWRAEAQASQISLPRLVDLDWRVDIKTSSDSISRMAVPTCLLQMKIQEDPSLCGDRPSVSAVTVELSKETLDTMLDGLGRIRDQLSAVASK, from the exons ATGGCCGCGCTGACGGCGGAGAACTTTGCAGCTCTCCAGAGCCTACTGAAG GCCTCCTCGAAAGATGTTGTCAGACAGCTGTGCCAAGAGAGCTTTTCCAGCTCAGCCCTTGGCTCCAAGAACCTCTTGGATGTTACGTGTTCCAGCTTGTCCGTGACCCAGGAGGAGGCAGAACAA CTGCTCCAAGCCCTGCACCGCCTCACCAGGCTGGCCGTGTTCCGTGACCTCTCCTCCGCCGAGGCAATTCTGGCACTCTTTCCTGAAAATTTCCACCAAAACCTCAAAAACCTGCTGACAAAAATCATCCTGGAACATGT ATCTGCTTGGAGAGCTGAAGCCCAAGCGAGTCAGA TCTCTCTGCCGCGCCTGGTGGACCTGGACTGGAGGGTGGACATCaaaacctcctcagacagcaTCAGCCGCATGGCCGTCCCCACCTGTTTGCTCCAGATGAAG atccaggaagatcccagtcTGTGTGGGGACAGGCCCTCCGTGTCGGCCGTCACCGTGGAGCTGAGTAAGGAGACGCTGGACACGATGTTAGACGGGCTGGGCCGCATCCGGGACCAGCTGTCCGCCGTGGCCAGCAAGTGA